Within Vicia villosa cultivar HV-30 ecotype Madison, WI linkage group LG1, Vvil1.0, whole genome shotgun sequence, the genomic segment AAACCTATTTTTTCCACTATAAAGCTTACGAATTTCACCGTAAACGGGGACAGGAAAAAATTACAAAACGGAAGGAGTAGAATTTCACCAATTTTCTCAGCAACATAGTTTTTGGTTTTGTCTAATAGCTGCGACATTTAGTTAAATCAAATATTAGAATGATACGCCTATCACATAAAACTGAAAAATTATAATTGAAATCTAAAAGCATTGAAAACAGAATAACTACAATCATCACATAAACATATTTTCACCTTATACAATTAGTCTGCTTTAACATGCAATGATGCCAATCAGCTCTTCCAATGAAGTGACGTTTTGTGAAACACTGCTTCAACTTCATATTTTTGCTCCATGGAAAATTATTCCTAGACGAAAACATCACATACAAGCCCTCGAAAAAGGAAAACAAAGCAACCAAAAAgttcataattaaaaaaaaacataaaattcatTGCTGTAAAACATCAAATGTAGTATATAGATTACCCGTGGTTGATGGGAAACTAAAACCATTTTATGGCTTTAACCACCAAATTATCCACTCTATAAAAAGCAATTCAACAAACACCAAACTCGAGACATCCAGAACAATTTCATTGGCTTGCTCAGACCATAATTCAGAACCGGTTCAGATCTTTCGGGAAGTAATCTTCAATTCAGTCGGTTGAGTTCTTCACTCAATGCCAGAGATATTCATATGGATAAATTTGACATGTTATCTGATtatgatcaacaacaacaactcaaattgaTGCCCATATTTCTCCTGCTGTATCTGAGAAGAAAGAATATCTTAATGGAAAGTCTCTAAAATCATAAGATTCCATCGAAGAGAACACTTAAATAAAACTCACAAATAGTGGAGAGCTCAATAAAAGAAGCCACTAACCATTTTCAGAACTCTCACCCTTTTCCACTTCCTTAAGCTTAAGTGGcttcttcttcaacaatttgGGTTTGGGCTTCACAGGCTTCATAAAACCAGCCTGCAAAACAAAAACCATGTCAACTTAAATCATATATCCAAGATTTGATTCTAATTTCTAAATCTCACCAAACCAAACCAGATCTCACAAAACTATGAACACGAAAAACCAGCAAACAAATCAGAAAAACCATAAACGATTCAGAATAGCCATAAACGATTAAACATGTGTTACCTTTGAATAAACTCTTGGAAAACACCCACATCATCTCGCCGAAAACTCCATTTCTTCGATCTCTAACACTCTATCCATGCCACCTTGACCGCCACTTTGATTTTGACCCATCTATCAAAATCACAAGAAGAAATCAGAAAACTCAATAGAGAAAACAATATGGAAAAAAGAcagagaagatgaagaaatcGGTAAGGAGACGAGAGGAAGATCGAAGGCAGCGGCTAGGGTTTTTTTTGAATTGAggtggagagagaaagagaaagatggagAAAGACAGAGAATGAgacgagaaagagaaagagaaatatttgtgttttaaaaaaatgaacCCGTGCAGAAGTCGTTGGGAGAAGCAAGATTGAAGCATTGTGAAGAGGAGGAAGCAATGCTGATCAACAAAGCAAGCCACGTGGTTCAACAACAGACCAAAGGGGCATATTGGTACTTTCAAGAACattaaactttcttatattgtagattgtAGTATTGTAGTATTATAGTATGATTGATTTTTTATTCTAGAATTGCCATAAATTTAAAGTTATGATTTgtagttttatattaaaaaaaaaaaagctaaatcgAATTTAATAGATTAGTCAAATATATAGTATAAGAATAATAATTGTTCCGGAAAATATCAATTAATTATTCTGTTTGCCTTGGCTATCTCTGTAAATGAAGGGTTTTCTTCCTTAAAACTTTGTTCTTCTCAATCAGATATCATCTCTAGTTTTACTCAACTAATTTATTGCACTTTTTCCTCCACCTAAACTCAATTAACTTTTTCGTTCACATTTCTTAATTGAGTAGTCTTTCTGaattgtaaataaattatatgtcAAATAAACCTCTTGGCTTGCTCATCACAATAACTGAGAGATCAAAAGAATTTTCATAGACTAAGAGAGTTTTGCGGATATCCTTTTACTAAGATGCATTTGAAAGGCTCTACCTCGACTTAGACGACTTATAAGCTATCAAGGGATCATTGTTGGATTTTCCTATGGGTAAGTGCAAGTGAAGACTACATAACATTAAGGGCCACCTTTGGAGTGGGAGAACAAGCCAAAGAGATCAATGTCATGTATCTAGTTATAGAAGCTTGTTATTCTTTTATTCAGTTAGGTGTTGTCTTGTCTACTTTGTATTTATGCATAAAATATCTGCTCTCCAACAGATAGGTTGGAGTCATCCAAGAGGACCAGGAAATCTCCATGAGATGTTACGTGGAGAGTCTTAAGCTGAAAAGGATTCAAACTTTGTGCATGAATACTAGGAAAGTTAGTTCGGGCATCAAACCGCCAAAATAAGCTCTATAAGAATAAGAGGATCCCCCTCATAAAGGCGAGAAGATAGAAGACTGCAACCTCAACGGGAGTGTCCCCTGATGCTTATTTGCTTTACCATTTTTTGTTTATATTGCTTATATTTTATCAGGCGGGTATTATATATCTTCGACTTGTAAGGACATGTTGTTTTTCTGGGGACGCATTTTTCCCTTGTATGCCTAGTAAAGGGATAGGGTTTGTAATGAGGCTCCTCATGTTATTATTTCTAAAATGTCTACATTGATATCTCCTTTTTCTCTTTACATGAAACCTAAGGGTACTGAAGAACACCGCCCTCTGAGGCGATCAAAATGTTGAATCCCTAAAAGGGATCTTTGTCATCCTATGAGGCGATCAAAATGATGGACCCCCAATTGGGATACTTGTCACCCTTTAAGACAATCAAAATGTTGGATCCTCAAGAAGGATCCTTGTCGTCCCTTAAGGCGATCAAAATGGTTGATACCTAAGATGGATCCTTGTCGCCCTTTTAGGTGATCAAAATATTTGATCCTCAAGAGGGATCCTTGTCGTCTCTTGAGACAATCAAAATGATAGATCCTTAAGAAGGATCTTTGTGGTCCCTTAAGACAATCAAAATGTTGGATTCTCAAGAGGGATATTTGTCGTTATTTGAGGTGATCAAAATGTTAGATTCTTAAGAGGGATCCTTGTCGTCCTATGAGGCGATCAAAATGTTAGATCCATGTGACGGATCTTTGATGCTCAATTAGGCGATTAAGATATAAGATCCCTACGAAGGGGCCCTGTCGCCCTCTGAGGCGATTAAAATTTTGGATCCCTACAAAGGGTCCTTCCCTCCCTTTGAGGCGATAGAAATGATGAATCCCTATGAGGGATCCTAGCCGCTAATCAGGGTTATTAATAAATTGAACCCTTTTAAAGAACCATTCATAGTCACCCCCCTTTCGGGAGATCAAAGACTTGGGGTCCTAGCATAATAGATCatttcttcccaagtatgaacagAGAGTAAATTGCAAGCAAAACTAGAGGTATACAAATAGGGATAACACCATAAAGCAATAAACAAACTAAGTTATTGTAGAAGAGTgcatattacaaaaaaaaagggtCAAAGCACGTGGGAATCTATTCGTCGTCCACCAACAGCCCATCTCTAACCACTTGAAACAGGTCCATCCGACTTAAGTCTAGGTTTGAGTAGAAGAATGCCACATGTTCCCTCGTCCTCTCAAAATAAAGGCAGTGGTGCCCACAACTTCGCCCTTTAGTGATGACGTCTCCACTTCCGGACCTTTTAATGGGGTTGAGAGCTTCCTAGAGTGATTTGTCTATGCATTTTCCTCCTTCAATGCGTGTTAGGGCCTTTTTTATCACTCCCCTAAAATGGGTTGTTAAATCATCTTGTTCCTCTGTCTTTGCCTCTATCACCTTCTAACACTCTTGAATGCTTCATAGATGAAGTCCATCTTGAAATGCAACTCTCGAATCGTCCAAAGATGTTTATCCGCTAGAATCTCTCAACCAAAAGGCACCTCAACATATGGACTTCCAGGAGGTTCATTAAGTAGGAGGAAGACTTTTCGAGAAATGATTGATAGTTGGTAGGAAATTTCTCCAGAAGGGAGAGATGACACCCAGTAGACTTCATTGCATTAAAGAAAGCGTCAATTCCATAATGAGATTCTATGAAAACAAGTTATAACAACATATGTTCCTCTGTCTTTCCTACTTCATTTACTATCTAGCAGTTTCCTGAGGTAATGGTCCTGAAAGACCGTCCTCCCAAACTGATTATAAGAAAGGACAGCCTTGCCATCATGAGATGTCTCACCCTGTTGCTTATCTCCAGCCATAGTTAAATCCCTACGGAATGGTGCGAGCATGGTCGCAAGTCGCTATGTGGCTTGCATTCGAAGTTGACGCTCTCTCCTAATGTTGATTGAGATTCCaataatatcatctacaaaaAGGCGTTTTTAATacatataaagcaataaagaagGAAACAAGTGAGAGGGTTTCTTTCATACCATAAAACTTACATAGGTACTTCTCTACCCCCCGTTGTCACCTTCTCACTCCATGTAATTAGAGTACGAGAGTTCAAGAGCTGGAAGCAACTCAAAATATGGATCACCTCTAGTTCAAGAGGAGAAATGGCATTATCCCGTTGATGAGTTGAGAATCCGTTGTCCAAGATAGGGGAAAGTGAATGGCACCTGTCACCCTGAGGTCACCATAGAGGCACAATTTTGCCTTCTTACCCGCTCAAACATATCTTTACAATCCTTGTAAGAATTTAGGTAGATTTCCAACAAACTCCTACTTGATAAAGCGTGCAAAGTTATCCAGCAATAATTGTGAAGGACCTCCATGCCGAAGATAGAAGGAAAGGAATACCTAAATAGTAAGGGACACCAAAGTTACAATAGATTATTTGGAAAGCCCTAAGAATGTTTTACACGTTGGGCATCATCTGAGAAGGGACGACATTAATACTCCCAGGAAAATTTTTGTGCAGTCTGACTCATTGATGCACGTAGTTGTGCAATCTGTGTATCAAGAGTAACTTGTACTTGAACATGTTCCTCTTTGGATTCCTGCTTATTATCCATATGATCCCGAGAGGAGGACGCATGAGGCAGGCGACTCCTTGGGGCAGAAGTGGATGCTCCTGCCACTTCCTCCCGTAGTGGCTGACCTTGTCCTTGTGCCCTTCTAGACTGCACAACTCTCTCACGCCGAGCGAATGTTGTCTGGCTTGGCCTCCCAAGTCTCAATCTAGAGTTTTCAGTCATTTTCATGGGAAAAACATTAATCAAAGGGAAGCCTTAAaacaaatatgaagaaaaaataatcaGGCAACATTTCAGATGGGCTTATCCAAACACTACTCAGACGCAATTTCGGATATGCAAATCCGAACACCCCTGCAAACAACCATGGATGAACATGTGAGTTCTTGCCCTGAATGCCCCAATAAACAAATAATGACTGAAACGATCACATTTTCCAAATTAAACTTCTATCTAATGATTTTAAATGATAATAAACTACATATTATATACATGCAATGTACAACAAATAATTCGGAGAAACTTACTCAAATTCAGAGCTTTTAAAACTTGTTGAAATGAGGAGAAACACTTGCTTTGGTAACACTTACTTCTTCAAAGTCTTGGAAACACTTGCTTCAACAACTTGCTCATAGTGATAACttcttcaaaattaattttaaatacttTAGGAAGCAATTCATATTGGTTCACTTTGGTCTCTTACTAAAATTGATCAAGTCACAGTATTACAAGAGAACAAAGTTGAATAGGACCTTAAACTTTCGAGGGACGATATTCAATCATGATAATTTCCATTTGTTTTTAATTATCTTTCCATCACATATCATTTATCAAAGAAAATTATTAGATATTTATGATAAGTAATTCAATATTAGTATCtttagtgtaaattatttttaaattttaatttattttaaaataacaaaaaattataataacatAGCATTGAATTACTAACTAAACTAGcaaaggacccgtgcgttcgaacgggtcacgcaaagtcgatataaataataaataaatatataacgatggttaatatatatatatatatatatatatatatatatatatatatatatatatatatatatatatatatatatatatatatatatatatatatatatatatatatatatataagatacacaaattaaaaataaaaaacatttgaaattataattgtcatataaatattaatttaatctagttagaaatatatactttagtagaaaaaataaataaaataattaagtagtcatctacccgtgcgttcgcacacaTCATACAATAGAGTTATAAATCTATCgtgagtagtcatctacccgtgcgttcgcacggattgcataatattatgaataataaataaatataatatatgtgattatatttatttgatttggtaataggtaccaaacttttttgtccaaattttgtttattgtcactcatacccctatcttattataagtatttgaaatctttttacttattttaaataaaaattttaatatatttaatagattaatttttttcaaaaatatcagttataggttaatatgtacatataaaaaataaaggaaataattaagtattaaataaatagaatataatgatggttaaaaatgtaaataaaatatatacacattaaGTAGCTTTGCCCCgtcgaaaaatgtatattttagtagaaaaataaagaaaataattaagaaatcatttacccgtgcgttcgcacggttcatacaatgtcattataaatagtaaattgatataatatagtgatggttaaaaatgtatataaaatacaaaaagaataacagattttttttatataagaaattatgtattcatcaatcataattgtctcgtgttaaatgtaattttataaaTAGTTTCGgtcaataaaaaaaatgtatgtttttaataagaaatttatgtatttatacatcataattgtatcatgttttttttttgtaaaaaagaaatattaatagcaatttttttagtataaatgttaaattttatcataaaaaattgctaacattttttgataattgaagtttttaatatcttttattatactttaatagtatctttaattataattaatatattacatatatttttaaaaagaacataaaaataaataatatttatagataaaactatatttagtattattatatagTATTATTGTTAGTAGTTTAGATTAATGAAGCAATTCTgacaataaattaattatttgatttattgatcaataaataattcattcaaatatataattatttggtaattatttaattatttgatttattgatcaataaataattcattcaaataaaaaaacttaaacaacaacattgattataataaaataataaaattaaatgattatattGGCCGATAAAAATTTATTCATTCTATAATTTTGATTATATAATTTTCTAGGTCTCCAATTGATCGTTGGGTAACCAATAAATGAATTATCTCAAGGTACTAAGGTattgtatggaaggtagagataaatatattctaattaaaaaaggtgattaatattttattaaaaaaattagttattttgtttataaataaataatattaaaaatatttatttcattgatataacttcaaataaaaaaaattaaacaacaacattgattataataaaataataaagttaaATGATTATATTGGACGATAAAACTTTCCTTATCAAATTGATAGGATTTCACGGGTCTTTTAAAATTCTTTCTATAATTTTGAGataaatatattctaattaaaaaagacaatttgaagatataaaaaaaattggaacatAACACGATGCAGTTGGATTGAAAATCGTTGAAGCATCTTGGAATTGGAAGATTTTACGGTAAAAGAGGTGTGTAGGTTTCACAAGAAGTTTTGGTTTTATCAATACGTTAATGAATGGTCTGCCATAAAGGTGTGTAGGTTTCACAAGAAGTTTTGGTTTTATCAATACGTTAATGAATGGTCTGTCATAAATAAAATTACTAAAATAGGGTTTTTAGTAAAACGTATAATAGGGTTTTTAGTAAAACGTATAATAGGTAATCATCGTACTAtctcttaatgattactttgaaaataaatatactatcttAAAATTTAAGAAACTTTATGTTATAGGcttgtttatatattttacaTGTAATTTATTAGTTGACatagtatatttttatttgtaattgaattcggaaaaaaataaatttaatgtaattgaaataaatattataattaaaaaaaatatttacttataGCGTGaaactaaattttgggaaaatcaaTGGAacataatcataaaaaaatatttaataacaatGTCGATTATATAAATTTAGTGTGATGAGTAGTAATAAATTGAAATTTGTATCAAATTAACTATACTATTgtgaaattcaattatattaatttaaagcaAATACAACTGGATTCAACATATGAAAAAGAAATCCAAATATATGAGAAAAAATACAACCATGTTGTTGTTACTGTGAACCAACCATGTTCTAATATGAAAGATAGACATCTAATAAAAatgcaattatttttttaaaaaatcaacttTTGTTCAAAtcgtaaataatatattttgatcGTTGAAGGTACTTATGGAAGGTAGAGATAAacatattctaattaaaaaagacaatttgaagatataaaaaaaattggaacatAACACGGAAGTTGGATTGAAATTCGTTGAAGCatcttggaatttgaagattttACGAGAGGTGTGTAGGTTTTCCAAGAAGTTGTGGAGGCAAGTCATAATGAATTTGGTTTTATCAATACGTTTAATGAATGGtcttcaataaataaaattattaaaatagggtttttAGTAAAACGTATAATAGCTAAACATGGTACTAcctcttaatgattactttgaaaataaatatactatcttaaaatttaagaaattttatattataggctttttatttgtaattgaatTCGGGAAAAAAAATTTATGTAATTGAAATGAATATTATAAAGCAAATACAACTGGATTCAACATATGAAAAAGAAATCCAAATATATGAGAAAAATACAACCATGTTCTTGTTACTGTGACCCAACCATGTTCTAATATGAAAGATAGACATCTAATAAAAATgcaactatttttaaaaaaaaaaccaactTTTGTTCAAATCGTAAATAATATACTTTGTAACAAATAGCTTCTTtgtaaataacataaaaataaccatCTAAATAAATGACTTCACtgttaaaaatcattttaatgttAAATTAAGAAAGAAAAGCCTATTCAAATGCTAAAAGCCTATTCAAATGCAATAGTAAACATCAAGTCATTATATTTTCCTAGTGCTCTGCTAGGGTTTGTTTTCCtagtgtcttgctagggttttgtttcctTCTCCTGTGAGAAGCTATTCTTTCCTGGTTTTTTTGGTCTTTTGTTATTGTGTTCACAAGTCAGTTATTCTTGTTCTCTGTTCAAAAAGCTCTATGGGTAGTCATGCTGAACCAAACTTGGAGGGACTCTCCCTTCAGGATGATGGTGATGAAGGGTTTTGTTTTGACATTGGTGATGACGGCGGAGATGCGGGGGATTTGCAGTTTTGTTTGGTAGGAAGATTCTTGAGTGACAGACCAATTCACGTGAAGTTAATGAAGGCTTGTATGGTAGATATCTGGAGGCCCGTTAAAAAAGTCATGATTAAGGAAGCCATGGATGATCGCTTCTTGTTTCAATTTAGTCACCGGTTGGATATGGAGGCGGCATTGAAAGGAGGTCCAAGGTCTTATGATAATCATCTTCTAGTTATTGAGAAAGTACAGGTGGGTGTGCAGATCAAAAATATTCCGCTATATCATGTGGAGTTTTGGGTGCAAGTCCATAATCTACCGGCTGGTCCAATGTTAGAGAAAGTGGGAAAGGCAATGGAAAATTTCATTGGATCTTTTGTTGAGTATGACAAAAATAACAACTCAAGTTTCTGGCGTCAATATATGCGGCTAAGGGTTAAGATCGATGTTCGATTACCATTGAAGAAGCATACCCGAGTGAAAAACAAGGGTGGGGAGTGGTGCACTGTCAAATTTAAGTTTGAAAAGTTAAGTATATTCTGTTTTGTATGTGGTATTCTTGGGCATACTAAACAAAGGTGCGCTGTCCGTTTTGCTATGGAAGAAGACTCGGGTGTTAGGGGATGGTCGGCTGAATTAAGAGCAGAAAATAGGAAGTTTGTAGGGGGTACATCACGGTGGCTACAAGATGAAGAAGGTGAGAAAAATTTCGATTCCCAGGCGCCTATGCATCAATCGCCGGTTGTAGGAAGTGGAGGTGAGGAGGTTTCCGTGGAGGTCCCACATGGGGAGCACGTAGGCGACAGTACTGGTACAGGGGTTAATGGACAATTATTGACCCATAATGTTGCTATTCCAGGCATTAACGTTCCCAATCATCACAATAATCACCTGCTAGCACCTGAATCCGACAATACAATTAATACTCATCATCATCCATCAATCACGTTGGGACCACAACATACTTTCTGTGCAACAGCTGTGGTACAACAACCTTTTGTCTCTGCTTGCAATAACCCTGGACCACGCTTTCAAAATCATATTTTACCTGTTCCCATTTTCCCCCCAAACTCATCCCTCATTAATGCCAGCGCTGACCATTCTTCCAACAGCATTGTGGCCCACAAAAATATGGCATTGTCGGCCATACTTAGTTGCCCAACAACCAATTTGAATAGCCCTGTCTTCACACAACACGTGCCCCAAAATAATGTACACCATGCACCAAGCCTAAACTTTTCCTCCTTAAAACCGAAAGCCAAAAATCTTAAAACCAAAACTCGTCACCATAAAACTGCTGCTACCATGTATAATAAGCCTGCTGTGGGCCTTAATGTTTCACATCTACCTGGTATGCCATCCAATGCTTTGGATACCCCTTATACCATACAATCTGTTTTCTCAGCAAGCCAGGCTAAACCCCTCGAGGAAGTGCAGGtagaaaagaaaatgagaagaaaGGATGCCTAAGAACAGTCTGCAGAAACAAAAGAGGACCAACATCATTTTTTATCGGCAAGTCCTGGCAGTCGGGACTGCCAGGACCAATGAAAATTCTAAGTTGGAATTGCTGGGGTGTGAGCAGCCCGAGAGCGATTCCTAACCCGCGGACTCTGGCTCATAGGTACCATCCTGACATTCTCTTTCTTTCTGAGACCTTAGCTAACTCTCAGAAGTTGGAGCGTGTTCGGGTGGCGTTGAAATTCGATGCATGTTTATCGGTGGACATGGTGGGTAGGAGTGGTGGAATCGCTGTTATGTGGAAGAATTCTCAAAAGTGTAGTATCTTAAATTTTAGTCGAAACTTTATCAACATGCTGGTGCAGGATGAGGAGAAAGGTGATTGGCGCCTTACGTGCTACTATGGGTATCCGGAAAGATCGAGACGTCGTTAAGCTTGGGATTGAGAGTTGAACGAAATGTCGATGTTACCGTGGTGCATTATCGGTGACTTTAATGATCTTCTGTCTCAAAATGACATGCAAGGGGTTAATGCCCACCCTAATTGGCTGTGTACGGGATTTCAAGATGCCGTCGGTGATTGTGATCTTACGAATATTCCGTTGGAGGGGTATCCTTTTACTTGGACGAAGAGCAGAGGCACGCCCCATATGATTGAGGAAAGGTTAGACAGATCCCTTATTACATCTGAGTGGTTGCGGTTATTTCCGTCGGCTAAACTTCTCAATCTTATAGCTTCACACTCAAACCACACACCTATTCTTCTATGTTGTGATCCGGTTCCAATTTGTCACAAGAGGAGGAGCTTCAAATTTGAGAATTGGTGGTTGGAAGAAGAAGGAGTGTCGAAAGTGGTGCAAGACGGCTGAAATGCTATAGTTGATCACACTGTTGTGGAAAAAATTACAGACTGTGCTGTTGACTTAGAAAGATGGAGTAGAATGCGTGTTCGGCGGCAGAATGAGGAGAGGGATAGTATTTGTGTAACGATGGAACTATACCGTGGTAGTAATGATCCGACAAGTGCATCACTTTATATGGAAGCTCACAATGAGTATAATAAAATTCTAATTCGTGATGATACTTATTGGCGTCAACGAGCGAAGATGCATTGGCTTCAGGATGGTGATTAAAATACTCAGTTCTTTCACAGATCCGCTTCAGCGCGTCGAAGTTTCCAGATAATCAAAATGCTTACAGATGAAGTTAATGTAGAGATCCGTGATCGCGAAGGTATGTGTGGAGTTGCTCAGAGGTATTTTGATAAGTTATTTGAAGCAAGGGCTGGGAGGTATGAACCGGTTCTAAGCTTGGTACAACCTGCCATTTCTACCGAGGATAATCTTTCTCTTACTGCTCCTATTTTAAAAGAAGAACTTTATGAGGCTTTGATTCATATGCACCCGGACAAGTCCCCTGGGCCGGATGGGTTTAATCCAGCtttttatcagaacttctggacAACATGTGGGGATGATATTTATCCTGAAGCGAAGGTTTGGCTTGATAGAGTTTTTCTCCCCCCGTCGCTTAACAATACCATTATATGTCTTATTCCAAAATGTGGTAATCCAAATAGTATGAAGGATTTGCGGCCGATTTCTTCATGTAATGTGGTTTATAAAATAGTTTCTAAACTACTGGCGAATAGATTAAAGAAGTGTCTGGATAAGTGTATTAGTGAGGAGCAATCGGCTTTTGTGGAAGGTAGATCGATTCTTGATAATGCTATGATTGCCTTTGAAGTTATGCATGCTCTGAAGCGAAGGACCTCGGGTAATAATGCCCAATTGGCTTTAAAGATTGATATTAGTAAAGCTTATGATAGAGTTGATTGGGGTTTTTTGAAGGGGATGTTGGCCCGTTTGGGTTTTGAGGAGAAGTGGATTAAGTGGATGATGATGTGTGTGTCTTCAGTGAATTATTTTGTTCTTGTGAATAGAGATAGTGTTGGACCAATTCAGCCAGGAAGAGGATTGAGACAAGGGGATCCCCTGTCCCCGTATCTCTTTATTCTTGTCACAGAAGGACTTTCGACTCTTATTAAAGGAGCTGTTGCTTGTGGGAACCTTCATGGGGTTCAAATTTGTAgaggggcacctagtgtgtcccatctacattttgctgacgattgttttcttttttgcagGGAAAACCTTACAGAAGTTCATAATATAATGGAGATACTTCGTTTGTATGCTGACGCGTCAGGCCAAGATATTAATTTGTCTAAGTCTGAGGTATTTTTTAGCAGGAATATTAGCCGACCTGCTCAAGAAGACTTGGCAAGTATTATGGGGGCGAGACATGTCATGGGAACTGGCACCTATCTGGGACTTCCGTCTCTAATAGGTCGTAGTAAGAAAGCTACCTTTGGATATGTGAAGGATagaatttggaagaagattaatTCTTGGAGGAGTAGGTCGATATCTAAAGCAGGTAAGGAGGTGATGATAAAATCAGTGCTTCAATCCATCCCATCTTATATTATGAGTCTGTTTATTCTCCCTGATGGAATTGTGAATgattttgagaagatgattaaTCCCTTCTGGTGGGGAGGAGGTAGTAATACGAATGGTATTCGGTGGTTGGCGTGGGAAAAGCTTACAGGTTCTAAGAACGAAGGAGGGC encodes:
- the LOC131614184 gene encoding uncharacterized protein LOC131614184, which translates into the protein MSMLPWCIIGDFNDLLSQNDMQGVNAHPNWLCTGFQDAVGDCDLTNIPLEGYPFTWTKSRGTPHMIEERLDRSLITSEWLRLFPSAKLLNLIASHSNHTPILLCCDPVPIYCAVDLERWSRMRVRRQNEERDSICVTMELYRGSNDPTSASLYMEAHNEYNKILIRDDTYWRQRAKMHWLQDGD